From one Azospirillum ramasamyi genomic stretch:
- the rfaE1 gene encoding D-glycero-beta-D-manno-heptose-7-phosphate kinase, which yields MSDLARHIDSLSRANVLCLGDVMLDRFVYGSVDRVSPEAPIPVLRVEREVPKLGGAGNVAANLVALEADCHFVSVVGHDGIGTDLLALLRCEGVSDGSIVVEDGRQTTVKTRFIAGQQQLLRTDIETVVPITVAGRVLDRVRELLPGVGGVILSDYGKGVLTDDLVTAVIAAARQAGRMVVVDPKGRDYRRYRGADIVTPNRKELMEATGLPARTDEEVIAAARHLIATCGIGAVVATRSEQGMSVVTAEDAVHLPAEAREVFDVSGAGDTVVATLTAALSVGIDLVDSARLANLAAGIVVGKVGTAVVRSAELLAGLHEQEWRQGEEKVATRDTAAERAERWRLRGKRVGFTNGCFDLLHPGHISLLKQARAACDVLVVGLNSDDSVKRLKGESRPVQNETARATVLASLGCVDLVVIFGEDTPETLIRALRPDVLVKGADYTIATVVGADFVQSYGGKVVLAELIQGQSTTNTIKRMKS from the coding sequence ATGAGCGACCTTGCCCGTCACATCGACTCCCTGTCGCGCGCCAACGTGCTTTGCCTTGGCGACGTGATGCTCGACCGTTTCGTCTATGGTTCGGTGGACCGGGTGTCGCCGGAGGCGCCGATTCCCGTCCTGCGCGTGGAGCGCGAAGTCCCCAAGCTGGGCGGCGCCGGCAACGTGGCCGCCAACCTCGTGGCGCTGGAGGCGGATTGCCACTTCGTCTCGGTGGTCGGGCATGACGGCATCGGCACCGACCTGCTGGCCCTGCTGCGGTGCGAGGGCGTCAGCGACGGTTCCATCGTGGTGGAGGACGGGCGCCAGACCACGGTGAAGACCCGCTTCATCGCCGGCCAGCAGCAGCTTCTGCGCACGGACATCGAGACGGTGGTGCCGATCACCGTCGCCGGCCGCGTGCTGGACCGGGTGCGCGAACTGCTGCCCGGCGTGGGCGGCGTCATCCTGTCCGACTACGGCAAGGGCGTGCTGACCGACGATCTGGTGACGGCGGTGATCGCCGCCGCAAGGCAGGCCGGGCGCATGGTGGTGGTCGATCCCAAGGGGCGCGACTACCGGCGCTATCGCGGCGCCGACATCGTGACGCCCAACCGCAAGGAACTGATGGAGGCCACCGGCCTGCCGGCGCGGACGGACGAGGAGGTGATCGCCGCCGCCCGCCACCTGATCGCCACCTGCGGCATCGGCGCCGTCGTCGCCACCCGCAGCGAACAGGGCATGTCGGTGGTCACCGCCGAGGACGCGGTGCATCTGCCGGCCGAGGCGCGCGAGGTGTTCGACGTGTCGGGCGCCGGCGATACCGTGGTGGCGACGCTGACCGCCGCGCTGTCGGTGGGGATCGATCTGGTGGATTCGGCGCGGCTGGCCAATCTGGCCGCCGGCATCGTGGTCGGCAAGGTCGGCACCGCGGTCGTCCGCTCGGCCGAGCTGCTGGCCGGCCTGCACGAGCAGGAATGGCGCCAGGGCGAGGAAAAGGTGGCGACCCGCGACACCGCGGCGGAGCGGGCGGAGCGCTGGCGGCTGCGCGGCAAGCGGGTGGGCTTCACCAACGGCTGCTTCGACCTGCTGCACCCCGGCCATATTTCGCTGCTGAAGCAGGCGCGGGCGGCCTGCGACGTTCTGGTCGTCGGGCTGAACAGCGACGACTCGGTGAAGCGGCTGAAGGGCGAAAGCCGGCCGGTGCAGAACGAGACGGCGCGCGCCACGGTGCTGGCGTCGCTGGGCTGCGTCGATCTGGTGGTGATCTTCGGCGAGGACACGCCGGAAACGCTGATCCGCGCGCTGCGCCCGGACGTGCTGGTCAAGGGCGCCGACTACACCATCGCGACGGTGGTGGGGGCGGATTTCGTCCAGAGCTATGGCGGAAAAGTGGTGCTGGCCGAACTGATCCAGGGACAGAGCACGACCAACACCATCAAGCGCATGAAGAGCTGA
- a CDS encoding sensor histidine kinase, with the protein MPRPIVAAGLSAKLLVLTILFVLLAEVLIYTPSIARFRMSYLEERLAAAHIAALSVEAAPDLMVTKELQAKLLSYTGTHVIDLIQPGARVYMLSRPMPPQVDAVYDLRNTGMGMQIVDAGHALWMALEGAFGPPRDRVIRVIDRSPNDPAQRVEVTMDERPLIHAMVEFSRRILAVSVAISLIAAILVYLTLHALLVRPMRRLTAGVVAFRHDPDGAPPLVPSARADEIGVAERELAAMQGTVRAALRQRERLATLGTAVAKINHDLRGILSTASLLSERLTESADPEVRRVTPRLVASLDRAVDLCSQTLSFTRDGVLPLSPAPADLHRVAEEAGAEVLATVHPDGGRVEAEWINDIPAGTMAPVDAAQLGRALVNLGRNAVQAGAGRVRIAVEAGPAGSLTLTVADDGPGLAPRARENLFQPFAGSARAGGIGLGLAIAREVLRAHGGELRLLRSDAAGTAFALDIPQGGTATDPLDVAGHKSFVSH; encoded by the coding sequence ATGCCCCGCCCCATCGTCGCGGCCGGCCTGTCGGCCAAGCTGCTGGTGCTGACCATCCTGTTCGTGCTGCTGGCGGAGGTGCTGATCTACACCCCCTCCATCGCGCGTTTCCGCATGAGCTACCTGGAGGAACGGCTGGCCGCCGCCCACATCGCGGCCCTGTCGGTCGAGGCCGCCCCCGACCTGATGGTGACGAAGGAGCTGCAGGCGAAGCTGCTGTCCTACACCGGCACCCATGTCATCGACCTGATCCAGCCGGGCGCGCGGGTCTACATGCTGTCGCGCCCGATGCCGCCGCAGGTCGATGCCGTGTACGACCTGCGCAACACCGGCATGGGCATGCAGATCGTCGATGCCGGCCACGCCCTGTGGATGGCCCTGGAAGGCGCCTTCGGACCGCCGCGCGACCGCGTGATCCGGGTGATCGACCGTTCGCCCAACGACCCCGCCCAGCGCGTCGAGGTGACGATGGACGAGCGGCCGCTGATCCATGCGATGGTGGAGTTCTCCCGCCGCATCCTGGCGGTGTCGGTCGCCATCTCGCTGATCGCGGCGATCCTGGTCTATCTCACGCTGCATGCCCTGCTGGTGCGGCCGATGCGGCGGCTGACCGCAGGGGTCGTCGCCTTCCGCCACGACCCCGACGGCGCCCCGCCGCTGGTGCCGAGCGCCCGCGCCGACGAGATCGGCGTGGCGGAGCGCGAGCTTGCCGCCATGCAGGGCACGGTGCGCGCCGCCCTGCGCCAGCGCGAACGTCTGGCAACGCTGGGCACCGCCGTGGCGAAGATCAACCACGACCTGCGCGGCATCCTGTCCACCGCCTCCCTCCTGTCGGAACGGCTGACGGAGAGCGCGGATCCGGAGGTGCGGCGGGTGACGCCGCGGCTGGTCGCCTCGCTGGACCGTGCGGTTGACCTGTGCAGCCAGACCCTGTCCTTCACCCGCGACGGCGTGCTGCCGCTGTCGCCCGCGCCGGCCGATCTGCATCGTGTGGCGGAGGAGGCCGGGGCGGAGGTGCTCGCCACCGTCCACCCCGACGGCGGCCGGGTCGAGGCGGAGTGGATCAACGACATCCCCGCCGGCACGATGGCGCCGGTGGATGCGGCACAGCTCGGCCGCGCGCTGGTCAATCTCGGCCGCAACGCGGTGCAGGCCGGCGCCGGCCGGGTGCGGATCGCGGTCGAGGCCGGGCCGGCGGGCTCCCTGACCCTGACGGTCGCCGACGACGGCCCCGGCCTTGCCCCGCGGGCACGGGAGAACCTGTTCCAGCCCTTCGCCGGATCGGCCCGCGCCGGCGGGATCGGGCTCGGCCTCGCCATCGCGCGGGAGGTGCTGCGCGCCCATGGCGGGGAGTTGCGGCTGCTGCGCAGCGATGCGGCCGGAACGGCCTTCGCGCTTGACATACCGCAAGGCGGCACGGCAACCGATCCGCTAGATGTTGCAGGGCACAAGTCGTTTGTGTCGCATTGA
- a CDS encoding methyltransferase domain-containing protein yields MAWTPDAFATLDVLRRRPVIDLTAALPSSLAPRSVVNLGCGSGQLSRLLAARWPRADVLAVDHSRAMLRWAADTPSTVRYHHADLAVWRPHWPVDLAISAGGLHHLAGHDRLFPELLQSLGPGGVLAAALPRPQDQTAHRLLLETAADGPWADRLHDAWPAAPLTDGRRYGAQDYYDWLSPQAAAIDLWETEYFHAIDGDVPLLQWLHQPALAPVMDRLTGPELDGFLAAYRRRLEAAYPEHSSGNTLIPIKWLFVVARV; encoded by the coding sequence ATGGCATGGACCCCTGACGCCTTCGCGACGCTCGATGTCCTGCGCCGCCGTCCCGTCATCGACCTGACGGCGGCGCTCCCTTCCTCCCTCGCGCCTCGGTCGGTCGTCAATCTCGGCTGCGGTTCCGGGCAGTTGTCGCGGCTGCTGGCGGCGCGCTGGCCGCGGGCCGACGTGCTGGCGGTCGACCATTCCCGGGCGATGCTGCGCTGGGCCGCCGACACGCCGTCCACCGTGCGCTATCACCACGCCGATCTGGCGGTCTGGCGCCCGCATTGGCCGGTGGATCTCGCCATTTCCGCCGGCGGGCTGCACCATCTGGCCGGCCATGACCGGCTGTTTCCCGAACTGCTGCAATCGCTCGGCCCCGGCGGGGTGCTTGCCGCCGCCCTGCCCCGCCCGCAGGACCAGACCGCCCACCGCCTGCTCCTGGAAACCGCGGCCGACGGGCCATGGGCGGACCGGCTGCATGACGCATGGCCCGCGGCCCCGCTGACCGACGGCCGGCGTTACGGCGCCCAGGATTATTACGACTGGCTCAGCCCGCAGGCGGCCGCCATCGATTTGTGGGAGACCGAGTATTTCCACGCGATCGACGGCGACGTTCCGCTTCTGCAATGGCTTCATCAACCGGCACTGGCCCCGGTGATGGACCGGCTGACCGGCCCCGAACTGGACGGTTTCCTCGCCGCCTACCGCCGCCGGCTGGAGGCCGCCTACCCGGAGCATTCCAGCGGCAACACGCTGATCCCGATCAAATGGCTGTTCGTCGTGGCGCGGGTGTAG
- a CDS encoding ParA family protein has translation MLTILVANIKGGCGKTTVATHLAAASAVAGLSTVLADVDRQRSSLGWLERRPGQASTLVGLDWAKDFSDTPRGTKRLVIDAPAALKTRQIEDLVKMADVVVLPVLPGAFDEQATQRFLGKLDELKRIAKKKTTVAVVGNRLRARTKAADRLDRFLGGIGHQVVTRLRDSQIYADAAESGLSLFDMPGKRAAEHRGDWQPLLSYIDGV, from the coding sequence ATGCTCACAATCCTCGTCGCCAACATCAAAGGCGGCTGTGGCAAGACGACCGTCGCCACCCATCTCGCCGCCGCATCCGCCGTGGCGGGCCTGTCCACCGTGCTGGCCGACGTGGACCGTCAGCGCTCCTCGCTCGGCTGGCTGGAGCGCCGGCCGGGTCAGGCGTCGACCCTGGTCGGGCTCGATTGGGCCAAGGACTTCTCCGATACGCCGCGCGGCACCAAGCGGCTGGTGATCGACGCGCCCGCCGCGCTGAAGACCAGGCAGATCGAGGATCTGGTGAAGATGGCCGACGTCGTCGTGCTGCCGGTGCTTCCCGGCGCCTTCGACGAACAGGCGACGCAACGCTTCCTCGGCAAGCTCGATGAGCTGAAGCGCATCGCCAAGAAGAAGACCACGGTGGCGGTGGTCGGCAACCGCTTGCGCGCCCGCACCAAGGCCGCCGACCGGCTGGACCGTTTCCTCGGCGGCATCGGCCATCAGGTGGTGACACGGCTGCGCGACAGCCAGATCTACGCCGACGCGGCCGAAAGCGGCCTCAGCCTGTTCGACATGCCGGGCAAGCGCGCCGCCGAGCATCGCGGCGACTGGCAGCCGCTGCTGAGCTACATCGACGGGGTTTGA
- a CDS encoding CYTH and CHAD domain-containing protein — translation MAEADINRETELKLAAKPEDFDTLRAAPAIADRATGPATAKTLESTYYDTEDRRLAARKVTLRVRKTGDGYVQTVKSAPDEDGLGRGEWECAVTSAAPDLTLITDAAALDLLGSLSESELRPVFTSIVERTIQDVTLGEGDDAASIEVAFDRGRILLPDGRSSDLCEVELELKSGSPTTLYDLAQELTKTAPLRLEMRTKAARGHALATGAADKALKAEKLQLDPETTVEGAVARIVRACLAHMVANEAVTLAGDDPEGVHQMRVALRRLRSAIALFRPFIPASQYQWLVGEIKWLAGSLGPARDWDVFGEELLAPVRDAFHKADGHGRSAVEDLDTLAAAAEAKRLRAYEGVREAIRSDRYTAFLLGVGSWVEKRGWRDQPVSEESVRLFQPVIGLADHLLNKRHKKAKRAGHGFAHLPVAQRHQLRIALKKLRYAVEFFRSLYDDKPVRRYIQQLAALQDALGHLNDVATATRLLHELHDDGSRSAPGEPRAAGIVIGWHARGVADTEAALVALWHDFIDTKHFWSKPDPAV, via the coding sequence ATGGCTGAGGCGGACATCAACCGCGAGACGGAATTGAAGCTGGCGGCGAAGCCGGAAGACTTTGACACGCTGCGTGCCGCTCCCGCCATCGCCGACCGGGCGACCGGACCGGCAACGGCGAAGACCCTGGAAAGCACCTATTACGACACCGAAGACCGCCGGCTCGCCGCGCGCAAGGTGACGCTGCGGGTGCGCAAGACCGGCGACGGCTATGTCCAGACGGTCAAGTCCGCGCCGGACGAGGACGGGCTGGGACGCGGCGAATGGGAATGCGCGGTGACCTCCGCCGCGCCCGATTTGACGCTGATCACCGACGCCGCCGCCCTCGATCTGCTCGGCTCGCTCAGCGAATCGGAGCTTCGGCCGGTCTTCACCTCGATCGTCGAGCGCACGATCCAGGACGTGACGCTGGGCGAGGGGGATGACGCGGCCTCCATCGAGGTCGCCTTCGACCGCGGCCGGATCCTGCTGCCCGATGGCCGGTCCAGCGACCTGTGCGAGGTGGAGCTGGAGCTGAAGAGCGGTTCGCCCACCACGCTCTACGATCTGGCGCAGGAGTTGACGAAGACGGCGCCGCTGCGGCTGGAGATGCGCACCAAGGCGGCGCGCGGCCACGCGCTGGCGACCGGTGCCGCCGACAAGGCGCTGAAGGCGGAAAAGCTGCAGCTCGATCCCGAGACGACGGTGGAAGGGGCCGTGGCCCGCATCGTGCGCGCCTGCCTTGCCCACATGGTCGCGAACGAGGCGGTGACGCTGGCCGGCGACGATCCTGAGGGCGTCCACCAGATGCGCGTCGCCTTGCGCCGGCTGCGCTCGGCCATCGCGCTGTTCCGGCCCTTCATTCCGGCCTCGCAGTATCAATGGCTGGTCGGCGAGATCAAATGGCTGGCCGGCAGCCTGGGGCCGGCGCGCGACTGGGACGTGTTCGGCGAAGAACTGCTGGCTCCGGTGCGCGACGCCTTCCACAAGGCCGACGGGCATGGCCGCTCGGCGGTGGAGGATCTGGACACGCTGGCCGCCGCCGCCGAGGCGAAGCGGCTGCGCGCCTATGAGGGTGTGCGCGAGGCGATCCGGTCGGACCGCTACACCGCCTTCCTGCTCGGCGTCGGCAGCTGGGTGGAGAAGCGCGGCTGGCGCGACCAGCCGGTCAGCGAGGAATCGGTGCGTCTGTTCCAGCCGGTGATCGGGCTGGCCGACCATCTGCTGAACAAGCGCCACAAGAAGGCCAAGCGGGCCGGGCATGGCTTCGCCCATCTGCCGGTGGCCCAGCGCCACCAGCTGCGCATCGCCCTGAAGAAGCTGCGCTATGCCGTGGAGTTCTTCCGCAGCCTGTATGACGACAAGCCGGTGCGCCGCTACATCCAGCAGCTCGCCGCCCTGCAGGACGCGCTGGGCCACCTGAACGACGTGGCGACGGCGACGCGGCTTCTGCACGAGCTGCATGACGACGGCAGCCGCTCCGCCCCCGGCGAACCGCGCGCGGCCGGCATCGTCATCGGCTGGCATGCCCGCGGGGTCGCCGACACGGAAGCGGCGCTGGTCGCCCTGTGGCATGATTTCATCGACACCAAGCATTTCTGGTCGAAGCCGGACCCTGCGGTGTAG
- a CDS encoding phosphoglycerate kinase, translated as MTDFNTIDDLEVSGKTVLVRADLNVPMQDGKVSDTTRIDRLAPTLKELSSKGAKVIVLSHFGRPKNGPDAKNSLRNVLDALSAAVGQKVAFAEDCVGDKAKEAIAKVHDGAIVLLENTRFHAEEEKNDPAFAKQMAELGDIYVNDAFSAAHRAHASTEGVARLLPNAAGRLMEAELKALTLALEKPERPVAAVVGGAKISTKLELLGNMVRKVDLLVLGGGMANTFLFAQGTDVGASLCEKEMADQARAIMATAKESNCEILLPKDFVVAKEFKAGAANHVVAFDAIGPDEMALDIGPATVEFLGVKLQGAKTIVWNGPLGAFEIQPFDAGTNAVAGLVAARTESGGLLSVAGGGDTVAALAHAGVEDKFTYVSAAGGAFLEWLEGKELPGVAALKK; from the coding sequence ATGACCGATTTCAACACGATCGACGATCTCGAGGTCAGCGGCAAGACGGTGCTGGTGCGCGCCGACCTGAACGTCCCGATGCAGGACGGCAAAGTGTCGGACACCACCCGCATCGACCGCCTCGCCCCCACCCTGAAGGAGCTGTCCTCCAAGGGCGCCAAGGTCATCGTCCTGTCGCATTTCGGTCGCCCGAAGAACGGCCCGGATGCCAAGAACTCGCTGCGCAACGTGCTGGACGCGCTCAGCGCCGCCGTCGGACAGAAGGTCGCCTTCGCCGAGGATTGCGTCGGCGACAAGGCGAAGGAGGCCATCGCCAAGGTGCATGACGGCGCCATCGTCCTGCTGGAGAACACCCGCTTCCACGCCGAAGAGGAAAAGAACGACCCGGCCTTCGCCAAGCAGATGGCCGAGCTGGGCGACATCTACGTCAACGACGCCTTCTCCGCCGCGCACCGCGCCCACGCCTCGACCGAAGGCGTCGCCCGCCTGCTGCCGAACGCCGCCGGCCGCCTGATGGAGGCCGAGCTGAAGGCCCTGACGCTCGCGCTGGAGAAGCCGGAGCGTCCGGTCGCCGCCGTCGTGGGCGGCGCGAAGATCTCCACCAAGCTGGAACTGCTCGGCAACATGGTCCGCAAGGTCGACCTGCTGGTGCTGGGCGGCGGCATGGCCAACACCTTCCTCTTCGCCCAGGGCACCGACGTCGGTGCCTCGCTGTGCGAGAAGGAGATGGCCGACCAGGCCCGCGCCATCATGGCGACCGCCAAGGAATCGAACTGCGAGATCCTGCTGCCGAAGGATTTCGTCGTCGCCAAGGAGTTCAAGGCCGGCGCCGCCAACCACGTCGTCGCCTTCGACGCCATCGGCCCCGACGAGATGGCTCTCGACATCGGCCCGGCCACCGTCGAGTTCCTGGGCGTGAAGCTGCAGGGCGCCAAGACCATCGTCTGGAACGGCCCGCTCGGCGCCTTCGAGATCCAGCCCTTCGACGCCGGCACCAATGCCGTGGCCGGTCTGGTCGCCGCCCGCACCGAATCGGGCGGCCTGCTGTCGGTGGCCGGCGGCGGCGACACCGTCGCGGCGCTGGCCCATGCCGGGGTCGAGGACAAGTTCACCTACGTCTCCGCCGCCGGCGGCGCCTTCCTGGAATGGCTGGAAGGCAAGGAACTGCCGGGCGTTGCGGCGCTGAAGAAGTAA